TCTTTCTTTTCAGTTCCCAGCACCACAAACACATCAGCACCACGGAAATCCCGCGATTTCAGTTGCTGGATGTTGTAATAGACCATCAGATTGCCAGAGATATAGAAATCCTGGCGATCGCGCCACCAGTACTGCAACAAACGAATCAACAAGTCAATCTGATTGCGGTGACGATCCGTTTCCAAGGGGGGCTCATCACTGTATAAGGTACTGGGAGGCAGCACAACTTCGTCAGCAATGTGCTCACCAAGTCCGGGGAGATTTTCATCTAGACGAACCATAGCCAGCCGCCCCAATCATCCTACACACAGTGTAAAGCGAATCCACCTGGGTAAAAGACATCGCCACTTGCAGCAGGGATTGCGGTCTCCAGCTCACGAGGCATTTGTGGAACGCCTGAGCGAATCTTCGACAGAATCTCCATGAGAATACGCCAGAGCGATTGCCCAGTACCAGGGCTTTTGGCTCCGAGAGGCATTATTTCGAACAATCATGCATGAGACTTGGAAGCCGACCCGTCAGCAATGTGCGGTGTAGCGGGTATGGGTGTTGCTATTTCGGATGAGCGCTCAGGGATAATTCGCCGGATGGTCAAGGCTGAAGGACCTGCGCTGCCGTTAATTTCAGTTGCGGAAATAGCGGAGAGGCAATTTCTTGCTCTCCTCGATAAATTGACTCTTCGTATAGTCCTTCCACCCGTTGCAAAACCGTGACTTTTGCTTGAATCGGGTCAACAATCCAATATTCTGCAATGCCTCTAGCGGCGTATTCGGCTCGTTTGTAGCGATAATCTCGGTTTTCGTTCTCTTTACCCGCAGACACCACCTCGACCACTAAGGCAGGTGGGGGCATGTCCAAGGTAATGGTCGATCGGGGCGCGTCTTGCAGGGCATCGGCCAATTCATCCGTCAAAACCATTAGATCGGGATAACGAGTCGTGGCTCGGCTCCCGCTCACAACAATTTCGGTCTTGTTGCGAATCAACTCAATAGAAACGATGGGCAACAGTTTCGCTAGCAGAAACAAGGCAATTCGAGCGTTGCGATCGCTCTCGGGTGGCATTTCCACAAGTTCTCCATTGACGAGTTCGTAGCGCTTGTCGGTGCCGTCGTCATAGCGGAGATATTCCTCAATCGTCATGAGTTTGGTGCCTGTAGCCATGGTTGCCGCCTACCAGTTCGTAACCTTAATTATAAAAAGAGTCGGTTGTCAGGCATCGGGCATTAGCGCAGCCTCTTCAACGGAGAAACGCTTGGGCCACTGTTGAGCCGCTATCATACGCGTATATAAACGCTGAGCAGAACATGAGGTTTACCAATGACCTCAGATATTGCCTTAGAGCAGCAAGTCCCTCCGGAATGGGAGCCTCCCGCTCCGCCCACGGATTTGATTTTTGATGATGGGGTCCCCTTGGCAAGTAACCGCCATCGCATTGCCGTGAATGTGCTGATTCGCTCGACGCAGCAGGCTTTGGCCCAATCCAACGACTTCTTTGTGGGCGGCAACATGTTCATCTACTACAGCCGCAATCAGGCCATGAACCAGGATTTCCGGGGTCCTGACTTTTTTGTAGCGCTAGGGGTCGAGGGCGATTCTCCCCTGGAGAGGCTGCGCCAACGCGAACGACAGGGCTGGGTGGTGTGGGAAGAAGCGGGCCGCTACCCGGATGTGATTGTGGAACTGCTGTCGCCCAGCACGGCGGCTGTCGATAAGGGCGTCAAAAAAGACTTGTATGAGCAGGTGTTCAAAACCTCGGACTACTATGTGTTTGACCCCTTTGATCCAAGTTCTCTAGAGGGCTGGCGGTTGGACCTGTCTCACGGCTATCAGCCGCTCTCCCCCAATGAGCGGGGATGGCTGTGGTGTGAGTCGTTGGGGCTATGGTTGGGCACCTGGGATGGGGCGATCGATCGTGAACCCATGAACGGCGTGTGCCAATGGCTACGGCTCTACGATGTCCAGGGAAATCTGGTGCTGCTGCCAGAGGAGGCAGAGAAGCAACGAGCCGATCGCCTGGCCGCAAAGCTACAAGAGCTGGGAGTTGACCCATCGGAGGTATAACACGCCTACTTTTTCTGTAGGCGACTGATCCGATACCTGCGCCGCCGCTTTTAATTGCATCGCTTCTCCTTTTTTTGGCGATTTTGCGGCGGTCATCACCTCGCCGCAGACCTCGACCCGAGCATGATACGCGCCAGAGGTATTCTGAGCAGCGTTGGTGAACTCGATCCGTACCTCAGCCCAGGTGGCATCATTTGTCCACTGCTGTAGAAACGCCTGTACCCGCTTTAGCGGTACCCACCGCAGCACCGGATACAGATAGCGCTTGATGCCCCGCAGCCCTTTGCCAAGAGTCTTGCCCGACTTATGGCAGGAGAGCCACTCCCATCCTTGTTGCAGCCAAATCTCGCGCTCGGCGATTTGCTCAAACTTACTCAAGCCTGACCAGCCCCGATAGTGCGATCGCAACTGACTGACATCCCCTTGCCGATGGACAAGCACATCCAAGATTTCCGGTTCTAAATGCCCCCAGTAACGGCCATCTGGCAGGTCGATTAACGTCGGCGCAAATTTGTGTCCGCCAAAATGGCTGCACCGCCATACCCGCAAAGTTCCGTCTGATTGAGCGGCATACCCATTCCGCAGCATTTTGTAGATAGGATGGCCAAAGCGAGCACAGGCAGCGTCCACATTGCCGTGGGTACACACCATCATGTCGCGGACATGGGCCGTGTCTTGGCGATAGCGCTGGAAGCCAGACAACTCATCGGGCTGGCGCATCACATTTTTCATCAGCGCCGTGGCCAGTCGGGGCAAGTCTGCGTCGGGGACGACAAATTCCTGCTTGTCAAACTGAGCAAACTGCGTTCGAGGTCGCCGATAAAACATCACCCGCGTTTGTCCGGGCTGAGAATAGTCCGAGTCGGGGGCAATCAGCACCGGTGACATCAATACGCCGTGTTTCATGAACAGCTGTTTAAACAACTGAATCAGCGGCGTGATTCTGGGATCTTCCTGAAATAGTGTCTCGGTCCAGGGTTGGGCCAGTTCCAGCACCAGCCAGCAATCGACGGTTCGGGCGGTGCCGATGGGATCTTCGCCTACTGCTTTGGAAACCTGGGAGCAAAAGCGGCAGTCAGCCAATGTTTCTTGAGTCAGCATTCGGTTGCCTCAGTTTTCAACGCCAGTCCCAGAACGAGCCTTGCTGGGGTTTCGGTTGGAGGGTGACTGCAGTTTTAATAAGAATATCTTGCATTATACTCCCATCGCTGCTCATCAAAAAGTCCAGCACCGTATTCAAAGGCCGAAGCCGCCGTCTGTACCATTGACTTACCCCTGGCCTGAGCCCATGGAAGGTTACTTTAGCGTGGACATGGCGATTTATTTAGGAAAAGAATGTCCGCTTTCGGTGTGATTTTGAATCATGTCACCCTCAACCCGTTTCCTGAGTCATACGCTATTGTCGAGATATAGACTCTGCCCACCCACCCCAGCAGGCCTATGATTCGGCAAACCTTGATTGGCTTAGGGACATTAAGCATCTTAGCGGCAGGCACTGTTTCAGTTAACGCGTCAACAGATCTGCAAGTGGTTGACTCTGCCGCACTGGGTATTCGTAGAGACTTGCCCTGGTCTGAGCCCGTGCAAATTGATGACCCATTTGAAGGTCAATTCATCGGTGTCTTTGACCGCAACTATTTCTTCGATCAATTTCTCAATGCCCGTGCCCGCATTGAGATCCAAAGCCTTTGGAGTCCTGAATCAGTTCGCGTGTTGTTGATGACGCGCGATCGCGACTGCTCGGGGCACTCAATTCACCACGGCACATTATTAGACTTGGGTTGTTTAGAACTCACGACCTCTCGAAAAGTGACTGAATTGTTTGTCAGAGTAGATGAGCAAGTATTTCAGGTGTCAGGGGAAAATAACCTGTTTCAAGTCAGTGATGAATTCGCGCAAGCGCTGCAGACTGCCCCTCATGAAAATGTCAGCATTCGGCTAGTGACTGAAACCGGTGAAGTGGTAGACAGTGAAATCGGGCAGGGAACGGTTGAGGCCTGGAAAACCGTGTACACGGATTAGGCAAGACACCCTACTTGACGATTGCTGGGCCATATTTTGTGCTCAATCGACCCTGAGGTGGTCTCTTGAGAAATGTGCTCAAAATAATGAGGACCTTCCTCCTATCGAATTACCCCACCGCTAGGAGATGCCCTTTCAATAGCCAGTTCTATAGATCAGCTAGAGAACTGGCCACATCACCAAGCTAGCACAGCTGAGCCTTTGGGTAGGTATCTTGCTTACTTCCGCTAGGGCCAACAGGTTCCCATTTTCGTAGCGACAAGTACAGAACTAATAAAGTGACACCAGCGAGAAAGGAAAGCATGTCGTCAGGCATGGATTAGAGCGCTGCCTCTAAAGCAAAATCAATCATCAATCCAGCGAGGATTGCCCAAAGCCCCATAGTTGGCCTCACAGGTTGCCTGGTAAAAGCCCTCAATCGATTTGGACGGCGAGTTGCCTGCCGTTGCTTAACCCGAACTGAGGTTAGGCAGTAATTAGCTCTCATGGGGCATGGGTTAGCTATTGCGATACAACAGCCAGAGGAAGTAGGGCGCACCGATGACAGCGGTAATCACGCCGCAGGGTAGCTCGATGGGGGCAAACAGTAACCGTCCGGCTAAGTCAGCTAGCTCCACGATGCAAGCGCCGGTCAAGGCGGCCACCGGCATCAACCCGGCATGAGATGGACCCACAAATTGCCGGGCCAGGTGAGGCGCCATTAATCCTACAAAGCCAATGGTGCCTGCCGTGGCAACGGAAGTCCCGGCCAGCGCCACGGTGCAGAGCAGCAGTAAACTGCGAGTCCACTCCACCCGGCTGCCGAGTCCTTGAGCCAGATGATCCCCCAGGTTGAGGGTGTCCAGATCTCGCGCCAGCACCAGGGCCAATGGCATAAACACCACCAGCCAGGGCAATAGCGGCCAGAGGTGTTCCCAACTACGACCATAGACGCTGCCGGTGAGCCAGACCAACGCCTGACTGACGGCATAGATTTCGCCGAAGGTGATCATGAGGCTGGTGAGAGACCCCGTGAGCGCGGTGAGGCCAATGCCCACCAGAATCAGCCTGACTGGCGAGCTGCCCTGCTTCCAGGCCAACAGGTAAATTGCGATCGCAGCCCCCAATCCTCCTAAAAAGGCCGCTACTGGTAGCCAGCCCACAGCAATGCCTGGCAGCAACACGATGAAGGCCACTGCCACCAGACTCGCCCCCGAATTGATGCCGATGATCTCCGGAGCGGCTAAGGGATTACGAGTGAGTCCCTGCAAAATCGTCCCTGCTGTCGCCAATCCCATCCCCACCAGCAGCGCCACCAGAGCCCGCGGCAAGCGCAGGGTATTGATCACAAAGGCGTAGTCGGGATTCGCGGGCAGTCCCAGGATGGTCTTGACCACCTGCAGGGGCGGCACCGGATATTCGCCCTGGCTGACGTTGAAGACCAACGACGTCAACGCGACAAAGGCCAATAGCACCAGCACTATGGGGACTCGGCGATCGACCCGAAAAGAAATCGGGAAACGCCGTAGTCGAATTGATAGCCAAGGTTTTGCAGAAGTCATCACTAGGGGTAGAAAAGTTTGAGGGGTGAGGGAATGACTCACTTCAAAACTCAAAACTCAAAACTCAAAACTATGCGGGCTCAGCGTTTGATGCGCGATCGGGCCAGATAAATAAAGAAAGGAGCCCCAATCAGCGCGGTCATAATGCCCACCGGCAGCTCCTGGGGTTGAATCACTAGCCGGGCCGCCATATCTGCCAACGACAGCAAAATACCACCGACCAGCATGGCGTAGGGCAAAATCCAGCGATAATCGACACCGACGCCAAAGCGAATCACATGGGGGACGACCAGGCCGATGAAGCCGATGGGACCTGCCAGGGCCACGGCACTCCCCGCCAACAGCACCACCACCACGGCCGCAGTCACCTTCACCCAAGCCGTTTGCAACCCCAATCCCTGGGCCACATCTTCTCCCAACGACAGCAGCGTCAACTGCCGCCCCAGGGCTAGGGAACCCGCCAACCCCACGGCGACATAGGGTAATACTGGCAGCATACTGGCCAGATCTTGCCCGGCCAGGGAACCGGCCAGCCAGAAACGAATATCATCCAGGGTGCGCTGGCTGAGAATGAGGATACCAGTGGTGAGGGAGCTGAGCAGATATGACAGAGCCGCCCCGGCGATCACCAGCTTCAGTGGCGTCAGGCCACTGCGGCCCATGGAGCCCAACCAATAGACGGTGACTGCTGCGATCGCCGCTCCGGCAAAGGCAAACCCCACATAGGTGCCGCTGCCACCGCCAATAAACACCGCCAGCACCATCGCCAGCGCCGCCCCCACATTGATGCCTAAGATGTCAGGCGCAGCCAGGGGATTGCGCGTCAGCCCCTGGGTAATCGCCCCGGCCACCGCCAGAGCCGCTCCCACAACCACCGCCAGAACCGCTCGCGGTAGCCGCACCGTGCGAATGATCAAATGCTCCGTGGAGCCATCAAACTGAAACATCGCTTGCCACACCGTATCGGGGGCAA
This portion of the Halomicronema hongdechloris C2206 genome encodes:
- a CDS encoding Uma2 family endonuclease, which translates into the protein MATGTKLMTIEEYLRYDDGTDKRYELVNGELVEMPPESDRNARIALFLLAKLLPIVSIELIRNKTEIVVSGSRATTRYPDLMVLTDELADALQDAPRSTITLDMPPPALVVEVVSAGKENENRDYRYKRAEYAARGIAEYWIVDPIQAKVTVLQRVEGLYEESIYRGEQEIASPLFPQLKLTAAQVLQP
- a CDS encoding Uma2 family endonuclease, with translation MTSDIALEQQVPPEWEPPAPPTDLIFDDGVPLASNRHRIAVNVLIRSTQQALAQSNDFFVGGNMFIYYSRNQAMNQDFRGPDFFVALGVEGDSPLERLRQRERQGWVVWEEAGRYPDVIVELLSPSTAAVDKGVKKDLYEQVFKTSDYYVFDPFDPSSLEGWRLDLSHGYQPLSPNERGWLWCESLGLWLGTWDGAIDREPMNGVCQWLRLYDVQGNLVLLPEEAEKQRADRLAAKLQELGVDPSEV
- a CDS encoding sucrase ferredoxin, whose product is MLTQETLADCRFCSQVSKAVGEDPIGTARTVDCWLVLELAQPWTETLFQEDPRITPLIQLFKQLFMKHGVLMSPVLIAPDSDYSQPGQTRVMFYRRPRTQFAQFDKQEFVVPDADLPRLATALMKNVMRQPDELSGFQRYRQDTAHVRDMMVCTHGNVDAACARFGHPIYKMLRNGYAAQSDGTLRVWRCSHFGGHKFAPTLIDLPDGRYWGHLEPEILDVLVHRQGDVSQLRSHYRGWSGLSKFEQIAEREIWLQQGWEWLSCHKSGKTLGKGLRGIKRYLYPVLRWVPLKRVQAFLQQWTNDATWAEVRIEFTNAAQNTSGAYHARVEVCGEVMTAAKSPKKGEAMQLKAAAQVSDQSPTEKVGVLYLRWVNSQLL
- a CDS encoding FecCD family ABC transporter permease produces the protein MTSAKPWLSIRLRRFPISFRVDRRVPIVLVLLAFVALTSLVFNVSQGEYPVPPLQVVKTILGLPANPDYAFVINTLRLPRALVALLVGMGLATAGTILQGLTRNPLAAPEIIGINSGASLVAVAFIVLLPGIAVGWLPVAAFLGGLGAAIAIYLLAWKQGSSPVRLILVGIGLTALTGSLTSLMITFGEIYAVSQALVWLTGSVYGRSWEHLWPLLPWLVVFMPLALVLARDLDTLNLGDHLAQGLGSRVEWTRSLLLLCTVALAGTSVATAGTIGFVGLMAPHLARQFVGPSHAGLMPVAALTGACIVELADLAGRLLFAPIELPCGVITAVIGAPYFLWLLYRNS
- a CDS encoding FecCD family ABC transporter permease, producing the protein MVRWSKTGPEGSSHPLARTKSPYGLVLGLILGGVVLLGCLLASILLGAADIAPDTVWQAMFQFDGSTEHLIIRTVRLPRAVLAVVVGAALAVAGAITQGLTRNPLAAPDILGINVGAALAMVLAVFIGGGSGTYVGFAFAGAAIAAVTVYWLGSMGRSGLTPLKLVIAGAALSYLLSSLTTGILILSQRTLDDIRFWLAGSLAGQDLASMLPVLPYVAVGLAGSLALGRQLTLLSLGEDVAQGLGLQTAWVKVTAAVVVVLLAGSAVALAGPIGFIGLVVPHVIRFGVGVDYRWILPYAMLVGGILLSLADMAARLVIQPQELPVGIMTALIGAPFFIYLARSRIKR